AAGGCCAGTTGCAGACCCAGGCCGAGTGCCAGCGTCGTCGGGGGCGGTTCATCCGGTTGAAACCGCAAGCCTGAACGGATGTCGGATCCACCAGAACTCATCTGGATGTTCTCCCGGCTGCCGCCTTCACTACGTCCGTTCGATTTTTCCGAAAGTTCAGTTGATTTTTAAATCGCCAGCCGTTATACTATTATCCGCAATCCTATACAACTGTAACTGTTCGCTCTTTTTAAGGAAAGGAAGACATCCATGGCTACGACCGCTGATCGTATCAGGAAGCTCATCGAGGACAACCTGGAAGTCGACGGACAGCCCATCGCGCTGCCGGATGATCTCAACATCAGCCTTTCTGAGGCCGGCGTTTCCTCCGTGGACATTCTTGCGTTCGCAAAGCTTGTCGCCGAGGATTTCAACATGGAATTCTCCCCTCAGGATTGCGTTGACGTCAAGACGGTGCAGGAACTCGTCAGCCGCCTGGACGCCGCCGCCTGAGCATTCCTTACGACCGTCGCGCGTTTCGAATGTCGCGCGTTTCGACCGTCGCGCGAAATACCAGCCCGTCTGCAGCATCGTCAACGAATGCGCAGACGGGTTTCGCGCGTTTGGGGCAGACGACCGGGCCGTTGGCGCAGCCAACCGTGTCGTTCGCACAGTGGCCCGGGCTGTT
The DNA window shown above is from Gemmatimonadota bacterium and carries:
- a CDS encoding acyl carrier protein, yielding MATTADRIRKLIEDNLEVDGQPIALPDDLNISLSEAGVSSVDILAFAKLVAEDFNMEFSPQDCVDVKTVQELVSRLDAAA